From the genome of Phoenix dactylifera cultivar Barhee BC4 chromosome 17, palm_55x_up_171113_PBpolish2nd_filt_p, whole genome shotgun sequence:
TTTGGGGGATGTGCATGTTACTCCATAAGGTGAGTGTATGAGAGTGAGAGACTAGGATGCTTCTAGACAATCGTGTAGTATCCAATTGCTAGTATGCCAAGTGCCCTAAGGTGTACATGCGAAGATGAGGTTTCCAAAAAGGGCAGTGAAAATAAGGGAAGAGAAGATGAGAATAGCAAGTGACAGAACATGCGTAAAATTTATGTGCTATAAATTAAATGGTGTGTGTATCGATTAGAGGAATGTATAGTGAGTGCAAGGGTGCAATTAGGATGGATACCAATATGTAACAATGACTAAAATAACCAGTGGAAAATATAACAAGACAAAGTGCAATTTTCTGCAAGTGTAGACTTACTGGAGTATGGGTGTGTGCATATAGGTACCTGAGGCAGTTGGTTAGAGAGCAGCTAGCATGGTTCTAGAGAAGgggcaaaaagaaaaggaaaattggAGAATTAAAATTTATGAGGAATTGGGTTATAGGATGTTGGAAAGGTAGGATTGATGGGTAGGATAACAAGACGAGGGTAATAGCCACACAATTGAAGGAGGAAGCTATCTCCTACGATAGCTAGGGCATGTCTAAAAAGATGTCTAGATAATCTCCTAGCAGTTTAATAATTTGCTTGAAGGTCCAGGCCAACTAGCTAAGAAGAAATATTTAATCTTGGCTGTTGGCTATCCATTCAATGGCCaaaactttttttaatatttttgtgaATTTGACTAAAATTCTCCTCTTTACAACTCTTCTTGGACATCCATCACAAGCAAGGtgtaccggtcggttcagccggtaccgaaccggtaccgactAGCACCGGTCCGGTACAATTTCGGTCGGAACCGGTCGGTTTGAGCATCGaaccggctcggttcgcaccggtacatgcccaaaccggtgcgaaccggctcggttcgcaccggttcgtTGCTAAATATTAGTGCCAGCGCTGGAAAGTGCCTCTGGCCAGCCAGAGGCACTTTGGAAGTGCCACACTGGGGCACTTCGAAAGTGTTGGTGCGGCACTTCGATCTGTGGCAAAATGTGTCATTTTTCAAAGTGCCACAGTGCCTCAATGGTTGGCTATAAAAGCCGACCGAATGCTAAAGCCAAATCCGTCAGCTTAGGTGAAGGAAAGAcagagagaaaggaggaaaagaagagaaaggcaaAGACAAAAGCGTAAAGAAAAATTAGAAGGGTCGGCGAGCGTcgtttttcttgaagaaaaatccagcaaaaactaaataaggtaaaatttctttcccctacattgtttttttaatattttatttaaattgcttaaaaaaattaagtcaaaaattgccaaaaaatagaaaatgattcaatgaTTCCATTTCGTCTTGAAGTTTTTATATGTTGTCGATATATGGACGATGTTAATGGTGACATTAACTTTTGTTTTTAcagaatttatataatttataatttaattaaaaaattaaaaaattaatttttaattacaaaaaaatagaaattgaaaaaaattaatatggTCGTAGGAATGGAGCCATCAAGGAGAGGGCAACCCCAAGAGCGTAATATTGGCTGGGAGCATGGGAAGATGCTCGGTGAACGGCACCAGTTTCAGTGCAATTATTGCTACAAGTGCTTCAAAGAAGAAGGGATAACCAGATTAAAGCAGCACTTAGCCGGTAATTCTCGTGAGATATCTGCATGCTCGGAGTGCCCACCGAGCACCCGTCAGCTGATGAGAAAAAATCTCGCTGAGATCAAAGTAGCCAAGGAGAGGGCTGCCAAGCAGAAAGCGGAGGTGGAACGCCAAGCTGCAGAAGCACCTTCCTATCACTTGATGGAGTCACAGGAGGTCGAGGGTCCAGATGAGGAGGCACAGATCCAGGCTGCCATGCGGGCGAGTCTGGATAATCggtggcagcaagaggaggtggCGAGGCATCGAGAtcgatttgggccctcgttTTTCGAGTCGGGCGCCGGTTCTGGTGGAAACAGACAAGATCCAGAGTTTCAAAGGACAACCTCAGTCAGGGAGGGCGAGGGCAGATGACGTAGCCGGATTGCATCTATCCTGGGTGGTTTTGGTGGCCGAAAGAAGTCTTCCAAAGGGATTCCACCAGGTGCGTCAATCcatgatgtagatccgcatGCCTTCCCCAGAAGAGATTCGAAGCAGCAAAGGGTAGACACAATGtggaaggagaaaaagaaggatatgtggcgagctattggatcctaattccacttcagccacattCCAGTGAATGCtgcagacaatacatactacaaGTCTGCCATTTCTGCCATACAGTCTGCCGGTCCCGGTGTCGATCCTCCAGACCCGAAGGACatctacggtgagcttcttgacaacaataaggaggagCTAGAGAATTGAATTGGCTCATataagagcaagtggcccacataTAGGCTCACtctgatgtgtgatggttggaccggtccgacAAAGCGGGCcatcatcaactttctgacatactGTGATACGAAGACCTTCCACAAGTCAGTTGATGCTTTGGATAAGATGCACAACGCCTCATACATCCTCAGACTTATggaggaggtgattgatcagATTGGAGAGGAGAATATCGTACAGGTCGTCACTGATAACGGGCCGCAATATAAGTTGGCTGGGCaggtcttgatggagcggcgaccACAAATTTTCTGAACCCTATGTGCTGCACATTGCATCGACCTCATCCTGATGGACATTAGAAAGATTCGTAGGGTGCAACATACGGTGGAGATAGCCCAACGCATCACCAGGTATATTTATAGCCATACTTGGGTTCTTTCATTAATGAGAAAGTATGCAGGGGGAGAAATTCTTAGAccaggagtcacacggtttgctacgaattacattgcacttgatagccttaTCGAGAAGAAAGGAaccctacgtcagatgtttgtcaGTTCCGAGTGGCAGGAAAGTAGACATGCCCAGGCCGGCACTGAAGGAAGTAGAATGGAAGACTTGGTAAACAGGCAGTCATTCTGGCAGCGGGCCAATGCGatagtcaaggctatcaaaccattatatgaaatGTTGCAGGCCGTGGATAGCGAGAGATACCTCGAGATGGActttttgtatcacatgatggagaaGGCAAAGGCTCAAATCATGGAGGCAGATGTAGCCCATGCCTAGgagtacatcgacatcattgagcAGCGGTGGAAAGCCCAAATGGATAGAAAattgcatctagcaggtaagcgataatattgataattatactgattgatatatttgtataattatactaagatggtgtcatctatgtgcagcatactaACTGAATCCCTGATTTCAGTACAAGAgtggaattggtatggatgatgaacttcttcatgctctgcgtaatgttatttataagatggagcctgatccagaagTCGCCACGTCATGTATAAAAGAGGTAACTATGATTTAGTAATATATGTAAACATATCGGATCTTATATTATTGACATACTACAACAAGCTTCTTTCCACAGACAAAATTATTTAAAGAGGGCAGCCACAGCTTTGGACAGCGACCAGCTGTCGTGAGCAAGACAACTATGAATCCAGGTACAATACAAATCTGCAAGACACCTCTGCATTTGAATTATCTTTAACTATGAGGCCATCATATATGTAAAATGTAattatcttcaatatttttgcagctgaatggtggattcattttggcgGATCCGCAAAAAATCTTAAACGGATAGCTATTCGGATCCTCTCCCAAACGGTCTCCTCGAGTGGCTGTGAGCGCAACTGGTCCACCTTCGGCCTCATCTACAGCAAACAGATGAACCGTTTGACACAAAAACGCCTCAACGACATAGTTTATGTGCACTACAATCTACGGTTGAGGCTAAAATGCATTCAGAAagaagtggagctcaagtatgcaGATCCCATCTATAGGACTTTtacagatgatgatgataatcctATGCTCAACTGGCTTGCGGCCCAGCAGCAGGAGCTCGAGCTTGATGAGCCAGGATCGCCTTCACGACCAGCCAGCATCATAGCCACCGAGGCTATGGTCGATCCACagcaatgggctgagcgcaaCATTCCACGCACTCCTACAGCTGAAATGACGTGGCTAGAGGGGAGCCAGTCACCGCATGACTGGTACGATGCTCCCGTTCAGAGAGATGATCCTCTCATGCGAGGACGAGGACGCTCTAGTACCCAGTCGACTCGATCAGGAGGGCGTCAATcccagcaaaaaagaaaaagaaagggccccaatggagagtgtcgaggagacttggaccagcagcgatgaaggttctggtTGTAATGAATCTACTAGCCATGGAGGAAGTggaggacagtatggtactACTTATGAGACACAGCCGGAGGAAGATTTTCGATACACCGGTGAGTCTCAGTTTACGCATGCTACACAAGATACGGACCACGGTAGGCCGTCTGATATAAGCCGGTCGGATACCATTGCATATCGAAGAagagctcctcgaggtcgttcaaGAGGCCAGGATGCAGCTGCAGATAAACTCCCATGtggagtcggatccattgatgtATCAAGTTCCGAGTCTTCCTATTATTTGCGACCTCAGCCAGCCTATGAATATGGTGCATCGGAGTCATCTTCCGGTGGCTACTACCCTGCGCAGCTCGGAGGATCTTACGGGTCGGATTTTGGTGCCAACATATTCGGATGGGCCCCTTATCAAGACACCTCTTAGAGCtagagcttcagcgagagatccgagagttCTTATGATCCGACGCGCATTCCTCGAGGATtgagcatacaagactacaatgccgcttggttagagggatGGGTTGATCTGCTTCCATATTATGCTGATGATCCAGATATTGACGAGAAGCATCGCCACTcgacccgattttagatatccgagagtgctttaaatgtatgtaattgactgtatcttaatttaaaaatattttatgttcttcatctcattatttgaatcatttggaagtaataagttgcatcatctacttttaaccttaaacctaaacataaaaacatcaaaaaaaaatccaaaagtaaaagaactcaaaaaaaaaaacgacgaTGGGGTCGAAACCAGGCCGAATGTGCCCTATCGGTACGGTATCGGTTCGGCACGGTTCGGCAcccgtaccgtaccgtaccgttaccggagccgaccggtacgtcggtacgatCGGTACCGCGAACCTTGATCACAAGTCTAAGGTTTTGAAGCAATTCTAGACCTCTATACTTTTTGCTACCCACCAGGATCTTTAGCTCAACTAAGGATTGCATATAATTTATGATGCCAagctctccccctccccccctctccCTATCCttcttcatctctctctctctctcacacacacacacacacacacaaataaaGACACTCATTTGACTTCAACCATACATCAAATAATGGGAAACCCATTTTAAAACTGTATTAATCTTGATGCAAGTTTGTTTCCATATCATGTAACAAAAATTCCATTAATTTTTCAACAAAGAGAAGTTAATCTCTTATTTTTCCACAAATTTTTTTATCCATTTGGATTGATTACTATCCAGAGACTATGGCTTTTGTAGGGATAGATCTGCATCCTTGTTGCAACTTGATATATGATTTCTCGCTATTTTGGATCAGGGAGCAAAGTAAAAAACTTGACCTAAACTAAACACAACCCAACCTACCATGATTTAGTACAGATGTACTTGAACCCACTAGCATATTTACTCCTTGCCTTGATTGCATAGTTTAAGCCACAAATGCATAAGTTGACTCAATGCTTCAAAATAATGGTAAGGCCAATTGAACCTAACACACAGCCCGCTACAAGCCTAACCTTGGTATTCTATTGTAATGATCTTGTACTCTGAAACATCTCTTTAAGACTCAAGTGCTATTGAAGAGGATTTGGACAAACTCAAATGTTGCAGGGATCAAAAATAGTTTAACGTAATAAGCTTAGTCTAAAGACCACATTAATCTGATTCTCTGATGATCTTTGATAAGTTGTAGTGATAAAGCATTATTTATGATGGTAATCTTTACAGGAATTGTacttttcttttcaaataacTAGGGCCTTACATGGATCAAAGtgctggttggaatgcatgataCAGCATGTTATGTTCTTTCGAGTAAAAACATAGCATATTATACACCAAGCTAGTACCTTACTAATATGTGGCACTGCCATGATACTGGATGTGTGCTAGTGCTTGGCACATAGCCATCACATGCATACCAAGTATTGGCATGGAATAACTAACACATACCATGCCAACAACATCATGAACTGGTCAACATTAAGGGTTCTTCGTAATGACAAATGTTTGCAATAAATATATCAAAAAGACCTAccggaaaaagaaacccttaaAGTTTACAGTTGTATGAAAAGCAACATATACAGTCTTGTGGGCAGCTATAGGATCATAATGGACAATCAAggtaaaaagtcaaaaaaaaatgggATTAGCTCGTGTAACCTCCAGATGAGGGGGTCACTATCAAAAAAAGGACTTCGGAGCAACACAAAAACAGCAAGATCACATCAGCACAAAAAACTGATGTTTCCAAGATCTTCACACTCATATATATGGATGGTGAAATCATATGCATGAGCTTCTGCTAGTTCCTACAGGTCATGGCATGCTACTCTGGAATGGATTGCTCATCCTCTTTAAGTACAAATATTGGAGAAATTGATATGGCTTGACTTAGCTGCAAATACCTAAAAAGGTATTCACATGCATTAGCGGACTTCTAGATAACAGGGATCTATGACAAATTACAGAAGCAGAACtccaattattaaaaaaaaaatctttatcgATTTGGTTCCTGAATCAAATGAAAAATATGCCGTAAGGGACCATGCACCAGATGTCATGCATGTTAAGGGTGAAGAGATAAGTAACACATTGAAGCCACCCACAAAGGCCTCACAGATCATGACCCCCAAGATAAAAATAGAGAGTGAATAACCAAAATATAGTTGCTCAAATTGATCTCGAATTTTCACAATAAGGCAAGCACAACATCATGAAATGGTCAACATGAAGTCAAAATAGGCTTTCTAAAGGAAACAGCCAGAAGGAAGCAGGTGCCATATACCTATCAAAATGGAAACCATAAGCAGCATAcaaggtaaaaaaaataaacaaactctTCGACCTGATGTCTACACCTGCTCACATTTTGATCTACACTTTCATGAGCCTTAGGGGTATGCCATTTGTTCTACCTATGTTCAGTTGGAAAGAGGTTCCCTGGAATATGTAATCTTCCTATATAATCTTCCTCTTGGGCCTCCTTGGCCCTTGTATTCTCATTTCATCGCTCAATGAAATGTGTGGTGAGCTTGTACCACGGTTTtgctaaaggaaaaaaaacgaGTAATAACAAGGCGTTAAAAAAATGCATCCATAATTTGAGAAGTATAAGAGCTCTGAAATGatcaaaaaatcagaaaaaaagaaaggccaAAAAGTACTCAATATAGTTCCAAATGAGAATAGTCAAGAGCTATAAAcatttttatgcatgcatgaGGATAGATAATAGATTTTGAGGTAATGTTAAAAATGTTCTAGATAATATCGACATGTCAAAAGGTGAGAGAGCTTTAGAACATGAAATGCCACAACCTGCTGACTGTCTAGATAGAGAGCGGAATGGTTTAGATAATTCTGAGGAAATGTTAACATTTGAATCTGATGATTGATCGCCTCCAACATCGGAAAAGTACAAAAGTGGTAAAAGGGAAAACTTAGGACCAACCAGGAAAACATAAGCCTTGAAGATGCAATATATTTTCAGGATTATTTATCCACATCTAAAATTTAATTTCGaatatcaagaaaaagaaaagattatgGATGATCTAGCCAAGTCACCATCCATTATATAATATACTCTTAAATactcaaaataacaaaaaataatgagtgCAAACAAATCTAACACATTTATGGAACAACAAATATCCATTGATTCAGATACATCCCACATTTAAGGCCACTAGCAAATATGCACATACAAGTGCACATGTTGGAGGAAAAAATTGATTATAAAGCTGTTCATTCTTAACAATGactaagaaaaaatagaaaaataataatacataAAAGAAATTCAGAGTGACCAATAGGCAATAACAATTCAAAGAATAGGTACATGAAGTTCATAAATATTAGGTATACATTCAATAATTCTATTTACAACATATAAGTCACTTTAGAATTATTATATAGAATCCTTTGCTCTTTAATGGCTTGCTAATCTCCTAAGCACTGTTAACTCTATTGTTTATTAAAACATAATGGAAAGGTTTAAAGTACCAGTACGGTACTCATATTGGTAGCACGGTATGAACCAATAAGGTATTGTACTATACCAACACACAATACGCCTCTTGGGATAACACAACAAAAATGAGGATAATAAAAATGTCTCAGGTACAATATTGGTCTGGGTTGAATAGCAGTACTGATACCTTTCCATCCAATAATGGACAGAATGACCAGTACTTAAATCCATGCATGATAGTTTTGTACTATTACTAGCTTAGCTCTAGTCACTCATCATCAAGTATACGTCAATCTTTAAAAGACATCCATCACTAGAAGCCacattaattataaaaataaaaataaaaaaaaaacatcatcaCTTCTCGCTTCATATCAATCTACCACAGAAATACGTTATGAAGGGCATGACCACAAGTGGTGTTTATGGGACGGTTGAGAAAGATGCTGAGACAGGGGGAGAGAAGTTCCAGGACTGGGGAAACATCCATGGAATAGAGTGGGATGGAAAAAGATGACCGGGCATCAAATTTGGAACCAATGGCCAATAAGATCTTGAGATTCGTATTAGAACCAGATCATGTAGAGTCTTCTTAAGGAGATTAGTGGGCATAGTGCATGACAGAGTTCGTGGAATGGGATGCTTTTGGACATAGATCTAAAAGTACAGCAGTGTCAATTGAGCTTAAGAGTAACTCATTCTGTCGAGAGTTTCAAAATCTCTTCATGGCACACTGATGGACTTGCGCATTTAACAAGTGAGGTTCGTAAAGAGTTTTGATCCAAGTAGGACTGGTAACAGTATCCCAATCAATACAAGATTCCTAGGTCTGTTGTTTTCTAAAGGTAGGGGTATTTCTGAGAAAAACTCGGGAATCCCAGTTTTATACAGTTGGTAAGATCAAAATTATCTAACATGATCCTGTTAAAACTATGATAAACCAACTAAACTCATGTCAAAGTTGAAGGGACAAATGACATTGGAATTTACTATACTTATCTTGAACTTTTGGCCCAACCTCATTGCATCTAATTGACCAAATCAGCTAAAGTTCAGAAAACAACAGCTATGGGCTAGAAATCACTTTTGGAATGATTGCTTGTAAATCAAGTTATTCTTCCACAGTCCTCACAAGTTATAACTAAAGGAAAACTTTTTAAATTTGTTCACCACACAAAGGCTTTAAactgaataaattaaaaaacaacAGCTCTTGAATTACAATCATGCATTAACAACGAAAATATAAGCCCTAAAACCCTCATCCAGAAAAGATATATTTACACCAACTTGTTTCTGCTGCATAGATCTTGGCTCCAAATTATGTTAAAAAAATGTCTTCTTCTGATACATATAATATGATGGTGGAGTTGTCACACTATGACTGATCCACCAAGTTTGGCTTCAT
Proteins encoded in this window:
- the LOC113462546 gene encoding uncharacterized protein LOC113462546 gives rise to the protein MNPAEWWIHFGGSAKNLKRIAIRILSQTVSSSGCERNWSTFGLIYSKQMNRLTQKRLNDIVYVHYNLRLRLKCIQKEVELKYADPIYRTFTDDDDNPMLNWLAAQQQELELDEPGSPSRPASIIATEAMVDPQQWAERNIPRTPTAEMTWLEGSQSPHDWYDAPVQRDDPLMRGRGRSSTQSTRSGGRQSQQKRKRKGPNGECRGDLDQQR